The genomic stretch TTGTCAAGAAATACTTAGTCCGCGAGCGATTATAAAATTGTCGCATACCTTTGACCCTGAAACGGGGGAGctcattctttctcctgCAACACTTGCTTTACCTCACATCCTCTATCTGTTAATATATATCGGGTCACCCAATATGTCATCCAACCATGCCACTCTCGACGCGGCGGCAACAGAACGCAAAGCTCGACTCGCGAAGCTCGCGGCGctcaaaagaaaacaaccagagccagagccgtTAACAGAATCCAACGCTAAAGATGACgagctggaagatgctgCCCCCGATATCACGAGCAAATATCTTTCCGGAAGAAACTATGATGCAGAAACCCGTGGCCCGAAGTTAGGATTTGACCAGGCCCCCGCAGACGGACAGATTACGGTCGAAACGCAGGCTGCGGAGATAGCTAAGGCCACTGCAGAGCAAGCtaagaaggatgaagaggcGGATCAACCAATTGATCTCTTCAAGCTTCAACCGAAGAAGCCCAATTGGGACCTAAAACGGGATCTAGATGAGAAATTAAATACTCTCAATGTGAGGACGCAAAACGCAATTGCAAGGCTTGTGCGACAAAGGATAGAGAATGCGCAACGTGCGGCGAAGGGTAAAGACGCGGGGGACAGTGGAGGCCAGACAGGAGAAGATGTAGGCATAGAGGGCGAAATGTTGGTTGAGGGCATACATGTACGTGAgagggaggatgaagatgaacggagggaaaggaaggaagacgACCTGGCatgatcttgatatcctAGAAGAGGTGTGATTATAGGTATTTCGCGATTCTTTATTCCTTCTACATCTGGTTTTAAGGCGCTCGCTGTTGGGGTCTGGCAATACGTATCGAAAAGGCGTTGAGGATATTTTGCGTTCTATTATGTGGACACCGATATCGATTTATATATGATTCATATTACTATAATACAGTATCGTAGTGGTAgtctgttccttttccttttttttacttttttttgcCAACGCTGAGTGTCTTACATACCCGGACCGCCGATATTCATGGCCTGGGTTAATGCAAGACGTTTACTGTAGGGGCTGAGACTCCGCTCCCTTCGAGGCTGAGGTACAGTGTGACCTTGGCTATGCCCACTCCGCTCATCATGCGTTCGACTGTAACGGCCATCTGAATGACCTGAATGCCTGAACGTGTCCCTCGAAAGTCTTCTAGGGCGGTTGGGGTCATGCATCGTTTCAGGTGTCACGGACCGTCTTTCCCTTATAATTCGGCCTTGGTCAATGCTCTGGCTTCGGGTCCTACCTCTCCGGCTACCATCTCTTGACAAGTTTCTTGCTCGCCCACGCTCCTCAGGGCTAGACTCTCGACGCCTTCGTCTAGTGTTCCTGTCATCCGTCCATTCCCGTGATCTGGAACGAGCGCGGTCTTTCCCCCCGTACGAATAAGAATGGGCAGAATGGCTAGAAGATGAGTCGCTATACCGTCTCTTTCTCAGCTTTTCATGGTGAGAAGACGTCGACTTCGTCCGGTGAGGCTCATTTCTCGTATTGAATTCCCTACGACGAGGTGGGGACTGCGAATGGGATCGGCTTGTAGATATCGTAGACACAGAGCTGACAGAATGCGAAGACGCTGACCGAGCCCGCTTTGATGTCTGGCCTTGATTATCCAGGGGATCTGATTCATCTATGTCTCTTTTGCGGCCCCGCTCTTCTTCCCGTTTTGccagaagatcatcggcGACGCCTTGCCTAGGAACGAGTCAGTGCACTGCGGAAATTTTATGAAATAGAGACACCATGGGATCTTACGAGCGCAATAGATCATTCGGAGTTTCTGTTGAAAGCTGCGGCCGCAATTTCGGGTTCTGTAGTTGCTGTGTGCGCGAAGGACGATATTGGTACGGCCTTTCCTGGGCGGTAATTGTGCATTCATAGCTATAGTGCCGTGCAAGAAGTCAGCCAAATGCGAACTGACGACCGAAGGAAGGTACATATCTCGTTTTAAGCATTTCTGACAGAGTGTACTGGCAGTCGCCTTAGTAGGGCCTCTAAGGCTGGGGGCATTCCGGTATCGATTCATGAATCCTGACCGTGTACAGAGGGTTAAAAGGGCTGCGCAAAGGTCTATGACAGCTTACAATCAAGTCGTATATCGATATAATTCCAACTTGTACGGATATCAaacctctctctctgtcgCGGCTGTTGATGCAAGGTGTGGGTCGGAGGCACCGTTAAACGCGCGGCTAACCGCCCACCAGCAGACAAGCGAAACCCGATCAGTTCTGTTTCGTTCCTTCTCAGCccaaaagaacaaaaaaagaccaCCATCATCGACCcccccatttcctccaacTACAGCGCCGTTTCGGCCTAAGCAGAGTCGTTCGTGCGGTACGACTCCTTTCAGTTTGGCTGGGAATCGgatattgttcttttttttttctccctttctaTTGTCCGAGTAGGAGGAACCCCCATTCCCCTCTTTAAAATAATCAATGGGAAAAGCCATGAACAAGTCGCTCTGACCATCGTGTAAGATCAGTTATCTTTTTTGGATCTTCTGCCCTCTTGACGCTGTACCGGCTGTCGGCTTTTGCACATTCTTTTTAGCAATACTGGACGGGCGCGGTTCCATTCGATACCAACCCACTGTACCTAACTTGCAATAGCTTTCCCTATGGCGAATTACGTTTTCAAGAGATATGccgtctttctttttgggcttGTGTGAAGTGGGATCTTTGAGTGGCTTATTGTCGTCTTAAATTTCGGTTTCGTCCTTGAGTGAACCCGCACGTGTGAAGTCCAGCCATTCAATTATTCTCATCGGGTTTCATACCATTCTTCAATTCATCTTTCCCTGCTCGATAATTACCAGCCGAAGGAAGgccagaaagaagaggattACGAAATAGTGCAAGGAGTTGCTTGATAGTCATGGCATCCGAAAGTTCCCCAGAAGGAGAGCATTGTCTCTCCTTTGCAAAGGTACGTTGATTGATGTTTTTTATGAACCACTGTCGCATAGTAGATGATGGTGTCGCCCTTCTGACTTGCGCATAAGATCGCTGCTATGGCCTCACAGTCGAGATCGGAAGTTAACGTGGCAtttgatgagaagaatgGTTCACAGTCTGCCAGAGAGCCTCCATGCTCAGAATCTCAGGAGTCGAAGCACGTCCTGCCGAGCCAAATGATCTCGAATAAGGATGATTCGGTCAACGCCGTTGATCCAAGTTTCGTTAGCCTCCCGCGCACATTACAAGATGTTCATATCACAGAGAGGAAAGGCCAAGAGAGTCCCGACTCCCCCGCCGAAGCTCAACAAAACGGGTCTCTGAAACGGGAGACATCTTTCGAAGATGACCGTACACACCTCTCAAACTCCTCAACCAAACCGACAAGTTTTGACTCGAAGAGTATGGCCTCGGTCACTACCTTCGCGATGGACGAGAAAGACTCTTTGCGACCTGATGATAGTGCTAGTGTTCAAgctgttgatgaagaggaatcCCTTTCCGGAATAGCATCTGGTGCACCAAATTCGCTGACTGGGTCTGAGTCCGGAGCCCGCGGTTTCAGGGATATACAGAGAGCCCGTGCAGTGCTGCAAACAACCGGCCCTCTATTCACAGATGGTAACCAGCGGCCAAATGGCGCTATGATCCCGGACTCTGTTTCCAACAATTTCGTTATCGCCAACCAGGAAGTTTTCCGGAGTGGGCAACCCATCTTAATGCATCCATTTCCGATGGAACCAGATGAGAAACTTCTTGAGGCGATGAAGTCCCCGAAAGACCGTCTTTTGATTCTACAACTTGAGGAAAAAGTCAGGCATTTTATTCAACATTCTAAGTGAGTTGACTTACCCTAGCTCGCTCTTAGGTGTCATTCTAGCTAACATGTCGCCACAGGGAGCAATCCCTAGAACTGCCACCTTCCAATGCGTTTGGGCGCCTGCTTGCCCATAAATTAGGCGATTACTACCATCTAACTCATTTCGTGGACAACAATGTCACATCGGTTCG from Aspergillus oryzae RIB40 DNA, chromosome 1 encodes the following:
- a CDS encoding uncharacterized protein (predicted protein); translated protein: MLKTRYVPSFGRHYECTITAQERPYQYRPSRTQQLQNPKLRPQLSTETPNDLLRSQGVADDLLAKREEERGRKRDIDESDPLDNQGQTSKRARSASSHSVSSVSTISTSRSHSQSPPRRREFNTRNEPHRTKSTSSHHEKLRKRRYSDSSSSHSAHSYSYGGKDRARSRSREWTDDRNTRRRRRESSPEERGRARNLSRDGSRRGRTRSQSIDQGRIIRERRSVTPETMHDPNRPRRLSRDTFRHSGHSDGRYSRTHDERSGHSQGHTVPQPRRERSLSPYSKRLALTQAMNIGGPGM
- a CDS encoding CCDC12/cwf18 family protein (predicted protein), coding for MSSNHATLDAAATERKARLAKLAALKRKQPEPEPLTESNAKDDELEDAAPDITSKYLSGRNYDAETRGPKLGFDQAPADGQITVETQAAEIAKATAEQAKKDEEADQPIDLFKLQPKKPNWDLKRDLDEKLNTLNVRTQNAIARLVRQRIENAQRAAKGKDAGDSGGQTGEDVGIEGEMLVEGIHVREREDEDERRERKEDDLA